In Mangifera indica cultivar Alphonso chromosome 1, CATAS_Mindica_2.1, whole genome shotgun sequence, a single genomic region encodes these proteins:
- the LOC123209822 gene encoding histone H3.2: MARTKQTARKSTGGKAPRKQLATKAARKSAPATGGVKKPHRFRPGTVALREIRKYQKSTELLIRKLPFQRLVREIAQDFKTDLRFQSSAVAALQEAAEAYLVGLFEDTNLCAIHAKRVTIMPKDIQLARRIRGERA, encoded by the coding sequence ATGGCCCGCACAAAGCAAACCGCCCGCAAGTCAACTGGGGGCAAGGCTCCGAGAAAACAACTGGCCACAAAGGCCGCCAGAAAGTCAGCTCCGGCCACAGGCGGAGTGAAGAAGCCTCATAGATTCCGTCCAGGAACGGTGGCTCTCCgagaaattagaaaatatcaGAAGAGCACCGAGCTTCTCATTAGGAAGCTGCCATTCCAGAggttagtgagagaaattgcTCAGGATTTCAAGACAGATCTGAGGTTTCAGAGCAGTGCCGTGGCGGCGCTTCAGGAGGCGGCGGAGGCGTACTTGGTGGGGCTGTTTGAGGACACAAATTTATGCGCTATTCATGCGAAGAGGGTGACTATTATGCCCAAGGATATTCAGCTTGCTAGGAGGATTAGAGGTGAAAGGGCTTAA